One Halosegnis longus DNA window includes the following coding sequences:
- a CDS encoding tautomerase family protein produces the protein MPLLQFDTSAPLSDADKSAFAARVTELYTAEMDTTAGHVAVTFRDRERSDLYLGRAVDGPLLFLDAEIRRGRSHERKRAFGLATMEYAGAEFDIPEENMKVVFTEHPGESMMGVNRVGGEWRPE, from the coding sequence ATGCCGTTGTTGCAGTTCGACACGAGTGCACCGCTATCCGACGCTGACAAGAGCGCATTTGCAGCCCGCGTCACGGAGTTGTACACCGCCGAGATGGACACGACAGCCGGGCACGTCGCCGTGACGTTCCGCGACCGCGAGCGGTCGGACCTCTATCTCGGGCGAGCCGTCGACGGTCCGCTGCTGTTTCTCGACGCCGAGATTCGCCGCGGCCGGTCACACGAGCGCAAACGCGCGTTCGGACTCGCCACGATGGAGTACGCCGGCGCGGAGTTCGACATCCCCGAGGAGAATATGAAAGTCGTCTTCACCGAACACCCCGGCGAGTCGATGATGGGCGTCAACCGCGTCGGGGGCGAGTGGCGTCCGGAGTAA